One Fibrobacter sp. UWB16 DNA window includes the following coding sequences:
- a CDS encoding caspase family protein: MISNKAFGVLSGLSFAFMLILLVLASNANAANATTEGRINRYVVAVSANNGGAGRPMLRYAESDARSFAKVLKEMGGVLPQNVILVKEPSVVALQKEFANLDAKILQDKASNGRDEVLVYYSGHADEKGLRLGEETYAWKDLRNRIDALSADVKIAVIDACGSGAITRVKGGKAVPAFMVDQSSDMKGYAFITSSTQDESSQESDKLKGSFFTHSLVSGLRGAGDLSNDGRVTLSEAYQFAFNETLQKTETTLGGAQHPSRDMNLAGTGDVVMTDLRATSAGLDLDESVGGRLYIRDADGELVAELNKKQGHAMSLGLPAGNYTVNLQQKMDYMGATVALVNGKREKISISNFKSVMAEQTVFRGEIGGNRSCPGGDTIACSLDSLDHNGKFRTTFNFVDTDSDPRKGLQLGLFVARTKDYMLGTQVSLIANIAQKEMHGLQATTIANVAKDHFEGAQLSSVANYAGSFDGAQVSSTVNISKDKSSGAQIGIVNIAVDTLNGLQVSAGVNYAKATDLQVTAGVNVAQTTKSQAVAGVNYATKSKVQVAAGVNASHVNEKVQIGVVNYATNEKGRQWGIVNICAHCEKSPVGIVNIIGNGVWSATPYMNEMGALGGSLHLGTAYFYTNIEWATFFKKGHIFKEFEKFYEHGVGVGTQFGKYGSHWELEYTFFNVYDKFGVDEDDWKSGYHHRGRVGYVYQVFPGFGLSVGGTLNLTSEGYLNKLLLKPLGDYHDDVSYKDHKGRWWPGFYAGLTVGRF; encoded by the coding sequence ATGATTTCGAATAAGGCTTTTGGGGTGTTGTCTGGTTTGTCTTTTGCGTTTATGCTCATTTTGTTGGTTCTTGCATCTAATGCGAATGCCGCAAATGCGACGACAGAGGGCCGTATCAATCGCTACGTTGTGGCCGTGAGTGCCAATAACGGTGGTGCTGGCCGTCCAATGCTTCGCTATGCGGAAAGTGATGCCCGTTCGTTTGCCAAAGTGCTTAAGGAAATGGGTGGCGTGCTTCCGCAGAACGTGATACTCGTGAAGGAACCGTCTGTTGTTGCTTTGCAAAAGGAATTTGCGAATCTCGATGCAAAAATTTTGCAGGATAAAGCGTCTAACGGCCGCGACGAAGTGCTTGTCTATTACAGCGGTCACGCCGACGAAAAGGGTCTCCGTTTGGGCGAAGAAACGTATGCCTGGAAGGACTTGCGCAATCGCATTGACGCGCTCAGTGCCGATGTAAAGATTGCAGTGATTGATGCTTGCGGTTCTGGTGCAATTACCCGCGTGAAAGGTGGTAAGGCGGTGCCTGCTTTTATGGTCGATCAGAGCAGTGACATGAAGGGCTATGCGTTTATCACGAGCAGCACGCAAGATGAATCTAGCCAGGAAAGCGATAAACTCAAGGGCTCGTTCTTTACGCATTCGCTTGTGAGCGGTCTCCGTGGCGCAGGCGACTTGAGCAACGATGGCCGCGTGACGCTCTCGGAAGCGTACCAGTTTGCATTTAACGAAACGCTCCAGAAAACGGAAACAACGCTGGGTGGCGCTCAGCATCCGAGCCGCGACATGAATCTTGCGGGTACGGGTGACGTGGTGATGACCGATTTGCGTGCAACAAGCGCAGGCCTCGATTTGGACGAAAGCGTGGGTGGTCGCCTTTACATTCGCGATGCTGATGGCGAACTCGTCGCAGAACTCAATAAAAAGCAGGGACATGCGATGAGCCTTGGCCTCCCGGCCGGTAACTACACGGTGAATCTCCAGCAGAAGATGGATTACATGGGTGCAACGGTTGCTTTGGTGAACGGCAAACGCGAAAAGATTTCGATTAGCAATTTCAAGAGTGTTATGGCTGAACAGACGGTGTTCCGCGGTGAAATTGGCGGCAATAGAAGTTGCCCGGGCGGCGATACGATTGCTTGCTCGCTTGATTCCCTGGATCATAACGGTAAGTTCCGTACGACGTTTAACTTCGTGGATACGGATAGCGATCCGCGTAAGGGCTTGCAGTTGGGCTTGTTTGTCGCTCGCACGAAGGATTACATGCTGGGTACGCAAGTGAGCTTGATTGCGAACATTGCCCAAAAGGAAATGCACGGTTTGCAGGCAACAACGATAGCGAACGTGGCAAAAGATCATTTTGAAGGCGCTCAGCTTTCTTCTGTGGCTAACTACGCAGGGTCTTTTGATGGAGCGCAGGTTAGTTCTACCGTAAATATTTCTAAGGACAAATCTTCGGGTGCACAGATTGGTATTGTGAATATAGCGGTCGATACGCTTAATGGTTTGCAGGTCTCTGCCGGTGTGAACTATGCGAAGGCTACGGATTTGCAGGTGACTGCAGGCGTGAATGTTGCACAAACTACAAAAAGCCAAGCGGTTGCTGGTGTCAATTATGCGACAAAGTCGAAAGTTCAGGTGGCTGCGGGGGTAAATGCTTCTCACGTTAACGAAAAGGTGCAAATTGGTGTTGTCAACTATGCCACGAATGAAAAGGGTCGCCAGTGGGGTATTGTCAATATCTGTGCGCATTGCGAAAAGTCTCCGGTGGGTATCGTCAATATTATCGGAAACGGCGTATGGAGCGCAACCCCTTACATGAACGAAATGGGTGCACTTGGAGGATCCCTTCATTTGGGTACTGCCTACTTCTATACCAACATTGAATGGGCGACATTCTTCAAGAAAGGGCATATCTTTAAGGAATTCGAAAAGTTCTATGAACACGGTGTGGGTGTTGGTACCCAGTTCGGAAAGTACGGTAGCCATTGGGAATTGGAATACACCTTCTTCAACGTCTACGATAAATTTGGAGTGGACGAAGATGATTGGAAGTCTGGATACCACCATCGCGGTCGCGTCGGCTATGTTTATCAGGTGTTCCCAGGTTTCGGCCTCTCGGTGGGTGGCACGCTGAACTTGACGAGCGAGGGCTATCTGAACAAGTTGTTGCTCAAGCCGCTTGGCGATTATCACGATGACGTGAGCTACAAAGACCATAAAGGTCGCTGGTGGCCGGGATTCTACGCAGGCCTTACCGTCGGACGATTCTAG
- a CDS encoding RNA polymerase sigma factor, whose translation MKSLEPLKKAGFAKIYEKYAPMVYRRCLQLLRDDAEASDLMQDVFLRIYSASERLDMESPSSLLWNTATRLCLNRIRDKRRRGLDVDSSSLLLSIACAEDEHDDYETKNVLAKLFSKEPESSRTMAVLHFVDGMTLEETAREVGLSVSGVRKRLRGLQAKVKTLEVQ comes from the coding sequence GTGAAAAGCCTAGAACCCTTAAAAAAAGCAGGATTTGCAAAGATTTACGAGAAGTACGCGCCTATGGTCTATAGGCGCTGCCTGCAACTTCTTCGCGATGACGCTGAAGCTAGCGACCTCATGCAAGATGTTTTTTTGCGGATTTACTCTGCATCGGAACGTCTGGATATGGAGTCGCCGAGCAGCCTTTTGTGGAATACGGCAACAAGACTTTGCCTCAACCGCATTCGTGACAAGCGCCGTCGTGGACTTGACGTAGATTCTTCTAGCCTGCTTTTGAGCATCGCCTGTGCCGAAGACGAGCATGACGATTACGAAACGAAAAATGTGCTGGCAAAGCTCTTTTCTAAGGAACCCGAATCTAGCCGCACAATGGCAGTCCTCCATTTTGTCGATGGAATGACGCTCGAAGAGACTGCCCGTGAAGTGGGGCTCTCGGTAAGCGGTGTGCGCAAGCGTTTGCGCGGGTTACAGGCCAAAGTTAAAACTCTGGAGGTTCAGTGA
- a CDS encoding nitroreductase family protein produces MTIEEAVLARHSVRRYASTPLTKEQVEELQSRIRRLNENFALHMQLVLNDDVAFSGRLAHYGSFRNVKNYIAIAGQKSVAGCEASLDERVGYATADIVLLAQMIGLNTCVVGLTFKKTPTIEIDDGEKLELVIAIGNGETQGVQHPMKPVTRIAPDYDKSPDWFKKGIDYVMLAPSALNQFKAKFSVDESGRVFAKPRLGFFSKVDLGIFKYFFEIGSGKEIFRRSMQTLRSSDTI; encoded by the coding sequence ATGACTATTGAAGAGGCTGTTTTAGCACGACATTCTGTGCGTAGGTATGCTTCGACGCCTTTGACTAAGGAGCAAGTCGAAGAATTGCAGTCGCGGATTCGTCGGTTGAATGAAAATTTTGCACTCCACATGCAGCTTGTTTTAAATGACGATGTGGCATTTAGCGGTCGCTTGGCGCATTACGGCTCGTTTCGAAATGTGAAAAATTACATTGCGATTGCGGGGCAAAAGTCTGTGGCGGGGTGCGAAGCTTCGCTCGATGAACGCGTGGGGTATGCGACGGCGGATATTGTGCTTTTGGCGCAGATGATTGGGCTCAATACTTGCGTGGTCGGGCTTACGTTCAAGAAGACTCCGACGATTGAAATTGACGATGGCGAAAAGCTGGAACTCGTGATTGCGATTGGCAATGGCGAGACGCAGGGCGTGCAGCACCCGATGAAGCCTGTGACGCGAATCGCGCCGGATTACGATAAATCTCCCGACTGGTTCAAGAAGGGGATTGACTATGTGATGCTTGCGCCGTCGGCTTTGAACCAGTTCAAGGCTAAATTTAGCGTTGATGAAAGTGGCCGTGTTTTTGCAAAGCCGCGTTTGGGCTTTTTTAGCAAGGTCGATCTTGGAATTTTCAAGTATTTCTTTGAAATTGGCTCTGGCAAGGAAATTTTCCGCCGTTCCATGCAAACTTTGCGCAGTTCAGACACGATTTAA
- a CDS encoding very short patch repair endonuclease: MAKRRRARKPMTRSQMMQAVHSEDTKPEMIVRKALFEAGFRYRLHRRDLPGTPDIFVQRYGVAIFVNGCFWHQHGCKLTSRPKSNSAFWNDKFDRNIVRDIKTQHELSLLGYRVAIVWECSLRAEGVADAGNMGAALTLERLIDFIKSDDETIEL, translated from the coding sequence GTGGCTAAAAGGCGCAGGGCTCGCAAGCCGATGACCCGCTCGCAGATGATGCAGGCGGTCCATTCGGAGGATACAAAGCCCGAGATGATTGTGCGCAAGGCGCTTTTTGAGGCTGGGTTCCGCTATCGGCTTCACCGTCGGGATTTGCCGGGGACGCCGGATATTTTCGTACAAAGGTATGGGGTTGCGATTTTTGTGAACGGGTGTTTCTGGCACCAGCACGGTTGCAAGCTCACGAGCCGTCCGAAGTCGAATTCTGCATTTTGGAACGACAAGTTTGACCGCAACATTGTGCGCGATATTAAAACGCAACATGAACTTTCGCTCTTGGGGTATCGCGTGGCGATTGTCTGGGAGTGCTCCTTGCGGGCGGAAGGTGTTGCCGATGCGGGGAATATGGGGGCAGCCCTCACGTTGGAGCGCTTAATTGATTTTATCAAGAGCGATGACGAGACAATTGAGCTGTAA
- the pepT gene encoding peptidase T yields the protein MKVQDRFLKYVSFTTTSDEESESCPSTKQQLELAKFLTEELEQIGLSQVKMDENGYVYGLLPATEGRESDTPIGFISHMDTSPDFSGVNPKPQIIEDYDGEDVPLKGSGAVLKVEDFPTLKWLKGRTLITTDGTTLLGADDKAGIAEIVTAMEELIEIDRHAESRGYENLSGHGDIWVCFTPDEEIGRGADRLDLSYFTAKYAYTVDGGYEGDIAYENFNAASATFKIHGKGVHPGEAKGIMKNASLMAVEIAMALPENETPATTEGREGFYHLTDMQGDVTEATLSYIVRDHDQTRFEERQEFLREIAKKFNEKFGEGTVELELKHSYSNMLQIIEKTPEVLERARTAIAAENITPVSDPVRGGTDGAKLSFMGLPCPNLGTGGYGYHGPFEHVTVEGMETVVRIIKRIATSRG from the coding sequence ATGAAAGTTCAAGACCGCTTTTTAAAATACGTGAGCTTCACCACCACCTCCGACGAAGAGAGCGAAAGTTGCCCGAGCACCAAGCAACAACTTGAACTCGCCAAGTTCTTGACCGAGGAACTTGAACAAATTGGGCTTTCACAAGTGAAGATGGATGAGAACGGCTACGTCTACGGACTCCTGCCCGCCACCGAAGGCCGCGAAAGCGACACGCCTATTGGATTCATTAGCCACATGGACACGTCACCGGACTTTTCGGGCGTGAATCCAAAACCGCAAATCATCGAAGATTACGATGGTGAAGATGTACCCCTCAAGGGCTCGGGAGCTGTGCTCAAGGTCGAAGACTTCCCCACGCTCAAATGGCTCAAGGGCCGCACGCTCATCACGACCGACGGCACAACGCTCCTCGGCGCCGACGACAAGGCTGGCATCGCCGAAATCGTGACCGCCATGGAAGAGCTCATCGAAATCGACCGCCACGCTGAAAGCCGCGGTTACGAGAACCTCTCAGGCCACGGAGACATCTGGGTCTGCTTCACTCCAGACGAAGAAATCGGACGCGGCGCCGACCGTCTGGACTTGAGCTATTTCACGGCAAAATACGCCTACACCGTCGACGGCGGATACGAAGGCGACATCGCTTACGAGAACTTCAACGCCGCAAGCGCGACCTTCAAGATTCACGGCAAGGGAGTGCATCCCGGCGAAGCCAAGGGCATCATGAAGAACGCAAGCCTCATGGCCGTCGAAATTGCGATGGCGCTCCCCGAAAACGAAACACCCGCCACCACCGAAGGCCGCGAAGGATTCTACCACCTGACCGACATGCAAGGCGACGTGACCGAAGCGACACTCAGCTACATCGTCCGCGACCACGACCAGACGCGATTTGAAGAACGCCAGGAATTCCTACGCGAAATCGCCAAAAAGTTTAACGAAAAATTCGGCGAAGGCACCGTTGAGCTCGAGCTCAAGCATTCCTACAGCAACATGCTGCAGATTATTGAAAAAACGCCCGAAGTCCTTGAACGCGCCCGCACAGCCATCGCCGCCGAAAACATCACACCGGTAAGCGACCCTGTGCGCGGCGGCACCGACGGCGCCAAGCTCAGCTTTATGGGACTCCCCTGCCCAAATCTCGGCACGGGCGGCTACGGCTACCACGGCCCCTTCGAACACGTAACCGTCGAAGGCATGGAAACAGTCGTCCGCATCATCAAGAGAATCGCCACCAGCAGGGGTTAA
- a CDS encoding SLC13 family permease, producing the protein MMFSKLRTDLIFVAAMAALYISGVLDVKGAFGGFCAPSVLVIGVLFAVIAGLNQTGVLNWIVKHLMGTPKTLTGAITRLMLPVALLSSLLTNTTIVALFINIVKIWSKKLGISPSKLLIPLSYASGMGGICTLIGTPPNLIISGLYTDATGIHLGIFTTTICGLFCLAVGILSVIALQKLLPERKSPLSGLSDDEMTLELCVPSKHNFIGMTLREIYDSNPRGFEKDKNGILAIRRFDNEVEVATPDSIIMGADHIIVSGKAEQLQWICNNLNLKNEHLEGIIENAAVGKKFGKKTIISAAIMIAMVLLSAFNIMPLLSSCLLAAAAMILFRCCSSTQAMNAINWEIIIVFAGSICLGKALEITGVASKIANSILSVSGSNPYITLAIMCVVATFITEFISNTAAAALFCPIALSAASALGVNQLTFCIALMIAASSSFATPIGSPTHMLVYGPGGYHFTDFVKIGLPMNFIILAANIFITTLIFPF; encoded by the coding sequence ATGATGTTTTCAAAATTGCGCACCGACCTCATCTTTGTCGCCGCCATGGCCGCACTATATATAAGTGGCGTTCTTGACGTCAAGGGTGCTTTTGGTGGATTCTGTGCACCATCCGTCCTCGTCATTGGCGTCCTTTTCGCAGTCATTGCAGGTCTCAATCAGACAGGCGTTTTGAACTGGATTGTCAAGCACCTGATGGGCACCCCAAAAACTCTCACGGGAGCCATCACGCGCCTCATGCTCCCCGTCGCCCTTTTAAGTTCCCTCCTCACCAACACGACCATCGTTGCCTTGTTCATCAACATCGTGAAGATTTGGTCCAAAAAGCTCGGCATTTCGCCGTCCAAGCTTTTGATCCCGCTCAGTTACGCATCTGGAATGGGCGGCATCTGCACCTTGATCGGAACTCCGCCAAACCTCATTATTTCAGGGCTCTACACCGACGCGACCGGCATCCATCTCGGGATTTTCACGACAACGATTTGCGGGCTATTCTGCCTCGCGGTTGGCATTTTGTCTGTCATCGCACTGCAGAAGCTCCTCCCCGAACGCAAGTCCCCGTTAAGCGGGCTCAGCGATGACGAAATGACACTCGAACTCTGCGTGCCCTCAAAGCATAACTTTATCGGCATGACTTTGCGAGAAATCTACGACAGCAATCCGCGCGGTTTCGAGAAAGACAAGAACGGCATTCTCGCCATCCGCCGTTTCGATAACGAAGTCGAAGTTGCTACCCCCGATTCCATCATCATGGGCGCAGACCACATCATCGTATCGGGCAAGGCGGAGCAACTCCAGTGGATTTGCAACAACCTCAACTTGAAAAACGAGCATCTGGAAGGCATCATTGAAAACGCAGCCGTCGGAAAAAAATTTGGAAAGAAAACCATTATTTCCGCAGCCATCATGATTGCCATGGTGCTCCTTTCGGCATTTAACATAATGCCGTTACTTTCGTCTTGCTTACTCGCTGCCGCAGCCATGATCCTTTTCCGTTGCTGTTCAAGCACGCAAGCAATGAACGCCATCAACTGGGAAATCATCATCGTTTTTGCAGGAAGCATTTGCCTTGGCAAAGCGCTTGAAATCACCGGTGTCGCCTCAAAAATCGCAAACAGCATTTTGAGCGTGAGCGGAAGCAACCCCTACATCACGCTCGCCATCATGTGCGTTGTCGCAACCTTCATCACCGAATTTATCAGCAACACGGCAGCCGCAGCATTGTTCTGCCCCATTGCATTGAGCGCCGCGAGCGCCCTTGGCGTGAACCAGCTCACATTCTGTATCGCACTCATGATCGCCGCAAGCAGTAGTTTTGCTACCCCGATTGGCTCCCCCACCCACATGCTCGTTTACGGCCCGGGCGGTTACCATTTTACAGATTTTGTCAAAATAGGCCTTCCGATGAATTTTATCATCCTAGCCGCAAATATATTTATAACAACTTTGATTTTTCCCTTTTAA
- a CDS encoding fibrobacter succinogenes major paralogous domain-containing protein produces the protein MHISFIIFNIFVLIVIVVAAYALGRRISKETKQNAPEALNNTPYDDCIKENEAKFKYGTFTDARDGETYRTIQIGNQVWMAENLRFKTEGSYAPNNDESNVAKFGRLYTWTKALDIPDEYVEQSPAKDIEMYNKIKDKNYKGIAPEGWHIPSNKEWEQLLSNLDAKSDGGELRGKFMWKNKGKDTFGFFALPAGYRFDNGNFCHFSRRARFWSKDEYGKANAFRLSITNNSVDIEGVYRSDALSIRCVKNV, from the coding sequence ATGCATATTTCATTCATCATATTCAATATCTTTGTTCTCATTGTCATCGTCGTCGCTGCATACGCACTAGGGCGTAGAATCAGCAAAGAAACCAAGCAGAACGCGCCAGAAGCTTTGAACAACACGCCTTACGACGACTGCATCAAGGAAAACGAAGCCAAGTTCAAGTACGGAACATTCACGGACGCCCGCGATGGCGAAACGTACCGCACCATTCAAATCGGAAACCAGGTCTGGATGGCAGAAAACCTGCGTTTCAAGACCGAAGGTAGCTACGCTCCGAACAACGATGAATCGAACGTTGCAAAGTTCGGTCGTTTGTACACATGGACAAAGGCTCTTGACATTCCTGATGAATACGTTGAACAATCTCCGGCAAAAGACATCGAGATGTACAACAAAATCAAGGACAAGAACTACAAGGGCATTGCCCCAGAAGGTTGGCATATTCCGAGCAACAAGGAATGGGAACAGCTCCTCAGCAATCTTGACGCAAAGTCCGATGGTGGTGAGTTGCGCGGCAAATTCATGTGGAAGAACAAGGGCAAGGATACGTTCGGATTCTTTGCGCTCCCGGCGGGTTACCGCTTTGACAACGGCAACTTCTGCCATTTCAGCAGACGCGCCCGTTTCTGGAGCAAGGATGAATACGGCAAGGCTAATGCATTCCGCCTGAGCATTACCAACAATTCCGTTGATATCGAAGGCGTGTACAGATCCGACGCTCTCTCGATCCGCTGTGTGAAGAACGTGTAA
- a CDS encoding transporter has protein sequence MSYTFEISPGETWNRNGDKSILQVFDIETGEAKVLKEFDCVIEAPNWSADGTFLTYNSNGRIFKYALATGEVAKIESHYVDNCNNDHVLDPDGSGVYVSHHTKEDGLSRIYKIYFDGREPRLVTPLAPSYLHGITPDGKTLAYCAERNGSYDIYTIPAAGGNETRLTTAFGLNDGPEYDCNGEYIWFNSERSGRMQAFCMKADGSEQTQMTHDLHWNTWFPHISPDRQKVVMVAYTETDVRPGEHVPNKNVELRLMRRALPVESNCASPADSWSAPQTILKLFGGQGTINVNSWAPDSKRFAFVSYVHGNDSSN, from the coding sequence GTGAGTTACACGTTTGAAATTTCTCCAGGTGAAACGTGGAATCGTAACGGCGACAAGTCTATTTTGCAAGTGTTCGATATCGAAACTGGCGAAGCAAAAGTTCTCAAGGAATTCGACTGCGTGATTGAAGCGCCGAACTGGAGTGCAGACGGAACATTCCTTACGTACAATAGCAATGGTCGCATTTTCAAGTATGCGCTTGCAACAGGCGAGGTGGCAAAAATCGAAAGTCATTATGTGGACAACTGCAATAACGACCACGTTCTTGATCCGGATGGTAGTGGCGTTTACGTGAGCCACCACACCAAAGAAGACGGCCTTTCCCGCATTTACAAGATTTATTTTGATGGCCGCGAACCGCGATTGGTGACGCCCCTTGCGCCAAGCTATTTGCATGGAATCACGCCGGACGGAAAAACGCTTGCGTACTGTGCCGAACGCAACGGCTCGTATGACATTTACACAATTCCGGCGGCGGGCGGTAACGAAACTCGCCTCACGACTGCTTTCGGGTTGAATGATGGCCCCGAGTATGATTGCAATGGCGAATATATTTGGTTTAATTCTGAGCGCTCTGGACGCATGCAGGCATTCTGCATGAAGGCGGATGGCTCTGAACAAACGCAGATGACGCATGACTTGCATTGGAATACCTGGTTCCCGCATATTTCGCCGGACCGTCAAAAGGTTGTGATGGTGGCGTACACAGAAACGGATGTGCGCCCGGGCGAACATGTGCCTAACAAAAATGTTGAACTCCGCTTGATGCGCCGCGCACTCCCTGTAGAATCGAATTGCGCATCCCCTGCAGATTCTTGGTCTGCACCGCAAACGATTCTTAAACTCTTCGGCGGTCAAGGAACTATCAATGTCAATTCCTGGGCTCCCGACAGCAAACGCTTTGCTTTTGTCAGTTACGTTCACGGCAACGATTCATCCAACTAA
- a CDS encoding ketopantoate reductase family protein: MKQIETVAVVGLGAVGAVVAEQLLSVLGNKLYCVMDAERKARYQASGIVINGKKADFNFVTPDEVPVVDLVIFATKNLQFNEALAEAKNAVGPNTALLSLLNGVHSETEIERVYGTEKTLYGFIVNLQSINKHGNIDCAGRGIILFGEKDNHRSERIEAIHQLFETAHIVHKIPENIRLEMWKKLLMNTVFNSIGAICRSTFAGFNFPVMQSLVRKIGNEVIQVANAEGFALTNDDLEENLRLTCNYTPLGKCSMLQDIEAGRKTENAYFCGTITKLGKAHGIPTPYCEFLGELLEGTELARSLIKES, encoded by the coding sequence ATGAAGCAGATTGAAACAGTTGCAGTTGTGGGTCTCGGGGCTGTCGGCGCCGTTGTAGCAGAACAGCTCTTGAGCGTTCTCGGGAACAAGCTTTATTGCGTGATGGACGCCGAACGCAAGGCGCGATACCAAGCAAGCGGAATCGTCATCAACGGGAAAAAGGCGGACTTCAACTTTGTCACGCCGGACGAAGTCCCGGTCGTTGACCTTGTGATTTTTGCGACCAAGAATTTGCAATTCAACGAAGCGCTAGCAGAAGCGAAAAATGCAGTCGGACCGAACACAGCGTTACTTTCGCTTTTGAACGGAGTGCATTCCGAAACAGAAATCGAACGCGTTTACGGTACTGAAAAGACGTTGTACGGATTCATCGTCAATTTGCAGTCCATCAACAAGCACGGGAACATTGACTGCGCTGGCCGAGGCATCATTCTCTTTGGCGAAAAAGACAACCACCGTTCCGAACGTATCGAAGCCATCCACCAGCTTTTTGAAACAGCGCACATCGTGCACAAGATTCCAGAAAACATCCGCTTGGAAATGTGGAAAAAACTCTTGATGAACACGGTGTTCAATTCAATCGGAGCCATTTGCCGTTCGACATTTGCGGGTTTCAATTTCCCGGTGATGCAATCGCTTGTGCGTAAAATCGGGAACGAAGTCATTCAAGTAGCAAACGCCGAAGGCTTTGCGCTTACAAACGACGACCTAGAAGAAAACCTGCGACTCACATGCAACTACACGCCGCTCGGCAAGTGTTCCATGCTGCAGGATATCGAGGCCGGACGCAAAACGGAGAACGCGTATTTCTGCGGAACCATCACTAAGCTCGGGAAGGCTCACGGGATTCCGACGCCCTACTGCGAATTCTTAGGCGAACTCCTCGAAGGGACCGAGCTCGCGAGAAGTCTCATTAAGGAAAGCTAG
- a CDS encoding (deoxy)nucleoside triphosphate pyrophosphohydrolase, with translation MKSIEVVAGVITDGGCIFATQRGYGDQKDGWEFPGGKMEPGETPEQALVRELQEELAVKVNVGEKICTVEYDYPKFHLTMHCFYCSLAAGCKPKLLEHEDAKWLDRENLNTVNWLPADVEVVKHLL, from the coding sequence ATGAAATCTATAGAAGTTGTCGCGGGTGTTATCACGGATGGCGGGTGCATTTTTGCCACGCAACGTGGGTATGGCGACCAAAAAGATGGCTGGGAATTTCCGGGCGGCAAGATGGAACCGGGTGAAACTCCGGAACAGGCGCTCGTTCGCGAACTTCAGGAAGAGCTTGCTGTTAAGGTAAATGTTGGCGAAAAAATTTGCACTGTGGAATACGATTACCCGAAATTTCACCTGACGATGCATTGCTTTTATTGCTCGCTCGCTGCAGGCTGCAAGCCGAAACTCCTGGAACATGAAGACGCCAAATGGCTTGACCGTGAAAATCTAAACACAGTCAACTGGCTCCCCGCTGACGTGGAAGTCGTAAAGCATCTTTTGTAG
- a CDS encoding glutathione peroxidase: MTIYDFTLTDGKGNEVPLSKFKGEVMLIVNTATGCGFTPHYKPIEQMYTDFHDKGFEVIDIPCNQFMNQTPGSDEEIHEFCTLKYGTTFPQMKKSDVNGPNELPLYTYLKSKIGFEGFGFSVKAAAMAMLLKKIDKDYKNNPDIKWNFTKFVIDRAGNVVARFEPTAKMEDVRSCVEKLL; the protein is encoded by the coding sequence ATGACAATCTACGACTTCACACTTACCGACGGTAAAGGCAACGAAGTTCCGCTCTCAAAATTCAAGGGCGAAGTCATGCTCATCGTGAACACGGCAACCGGTTGCGGATTCACCCCGCACTACAAGCCGATTGAACAGATGTACACGGACTTCCACGACAAGGGCTTCGAAGTCATCGACATTCCGTGCAACCAGTTCATGAACCAGACCCCAGGCTCTGACGAAGAAATCCATGAATTCTGTACGCTCAAGTACGGCACCACCTTCCCGCAGATGAAAAAGTCTGACGTGAACGGCCCCAACGAGCTCCCGCTTTACACCTACCTGAAATCCAAAATAGGCTTTGAAGGTTTCGGATTCAGCGTCAAGGCGGCAGCAATGGCCATGCTTCTGAAGAAGATCGACAAGGATTACAAGAACAATCCTGATATCAAGTGGAACTTCACAAAGTTCGTCATCGACCGCGCAGGCAACGTTGTCGCCCGTTTTGAACCCACTGCCAAAATGGAGGACGTACGTTCTTGCGTTGAAAAGCTACTTTAG